In Runella sp. SP2, the genomic window GTGGAGTAAGGTTTATTCGATTTTGTATTATATTTGTCAAAATTGACATAAAAAGCCATGCTTATCCTCGAAATTAACGATGCCTCACTAGAACAGAAAATCGTTGAAAAGGCGCGCAAGGTTGGTAAGTCTGTACAAGAGATGCTCAAAGACATTGTTGTCGAAAAAATTCAAGAAGAAGTAAGTCTTGAAACCCTTCCTTTTGAAGTACCTAAATTGGACTATCGACAGTACATAAAAATCATTGATGAACCTCTTGGTGATGAGGCTATTGACGATGCCCCTATTTTTAAGAACGATATTGACACCGTTGAGTTTGCCAAACAATTAAGAAAACAAGCATGGAAAAGGAAATCTTGATGCTTGATACTAATATTGTCGTAGATTACCTTCGCCAAAAGCCCCAAGTACTTACTTTTATTGAAACCTATGGCAAAACTAACTTGGCTATATCACCTATTGTTTCGATGGAAGTGTACCAAGGGGTTTTAGACAAAAAAGACTGACTCCGAACTCGCAAAAAACTCAATGGATTTGCATCTTTACCATTGAATCAAGAAATAATTCAGTTAGCTATGCAGTTACAGCAACAATATATTCTTTCTCACCATGTAGGTATTCCAGATACTCTTATTGCTGCTACTGCCCTTGTGTATGACCTTGAGTTGAAAACCTATAATCTAAAGGATTTCCAATTTATCCCTACCCTGAAAGTGAACAATAGCTTAGAATAGTTTAACATTAATGCTACCCCCACCCATCAAATATTTACTAAAAATCAATGAGTTGCAGCAGATAGTGAAGTAGAAAAGATCTTTTATCTTTGACATAAAGCATCAAATTATGCTACAAAGTATCGAAATAGAAAATTTCCGTTGTTTTGAGAAAGCCAGCATCAGCGGTTTTGAGCAAATCAACCTCATTACGGGCAAAAACAACTCAGGAAAAACGGCGTTGTTGGAGGCGATATATCTCTTATTGAGTTGTGATTATAAGGGGTTGACTAGCACAACCCGCCAATCGGAAAAGGATGTAGAAAAGGAGAAAAATCTTTTTTACAATCAATTGACTCATAAGCCGATTCAAATTATTTCATACGTCGGAACAGAATCTGGAATCCACTTTCAACTTTCAAGTACTAGTCCCAAACAGCACTTTTTTAATGAGATAGATACTCTTAAAAACGGTCAAAAGCAGTATATTAATAACAGTTTTCATATTGGTATTGCTCACACCTTTGTTTTTGATAAGTACAATCAATTACCTGTCAGTGGAAGCTTAACTTCTTTACTTGATTATTGGGATAAGAAGGGCGAAAAATTTAGAGTGCTGGAAGCCCTTAAAATTATTGATAGTTCTCTTATGGATATTCGCACGTTTGCTACGTTCCCAGATGTCTTATATCTTCAAAAACAGGGTAGCTCTGAATACCAGCCGATTTATTATTTGGGAGACGCAGTACAAAAAATAGTTCGATATGTTATTAATATTTTGAATAACTATCCCAACAAAGATGTTTTAAATGTACTTCTCCTCGACGAAATTGAGAACGGAATTCACTACACGGCACAGGCAGAAGTATGGCGAATGCTGATGAAGTTATGTAAGCATTATAATATTCAACTTTTTGCAACAACACACAGCTTAGAAATGATAAAAGCGTTTCAGTCAGTGTGTGCAGAAAAAGAATTTGTGGGAATGGGTGGGTATTTTGAATTGGGCAGAAGCCCCAAAAACCAACAAATCATCGGCGTAAAGCATGATTTAGAAACCCTTGAATATGAATTAGCTTCGGGAGATACCATACGAGGAGAGTAATGAGAAAAGTTATCATCGTTGAAGGAAAAGAAGACGCAGCTTTTGTAAAAGCCCTTGCTCCTGATGTCGAAACACGAGAAATTGAGATTCAGGAATTAGGTGGTGCTGGAAAAGGTGCCGTTAAAGAGCTAAAAAAAGCATTGGATAGTATAAAAAACGATGCATTACTTACTTTCTAATCCCATTGAGAAAATTGGCATCCTACTTGATTTAGACCCCGCAGACTTCAATGAAGCAAGTAAATTAGCATTTGTTAATGCCGCCATTGCATCCGTCTTTGGAGTAGAGGTAAAAGCCGTAGATAGTTTTTACCAAGTTCCTGAAATAGAGGCCCAAATTGCTTGCCATTTTATTTCCCCAAATCTCGATGTTTTACTAAAATCAATTGCTTCTAAACCTTCCCCTAAAGCGGATTGCCTTTTTGCTTGCTTCGAATCTAAAGGAGAAAGACAAAGCTTGGCTACTTTATTACATGCGTTGGGACATTTGTACAGAAGCAGAACGACGTAACGGAGCTAATAATGTGAGTTTCAAGCACACTGCCACAAAAGGTGCATGGCAGTTGGATTCAGAAAAACTCAGTGAGATAAAGAATTTTCTAGCACTTTTTTAGAAAAGCCTAAGCCTATTTCTCGCGTTTAAACCCATAAGGGCAGTGGCGGCAGCCGTTTTTGCAGCAGTAGCCTCGCTTGAGATGATACGCCGCCGTGAATACAATGAAACCGTTTTCGTCGGTATAATAATCTTCTTTCTCTAAACCATGACGGCCAGAGGTAACTGTTGATTTTTGTGAAGAGGAAGGTTCGCGCACTTTTATAGATTTTTGGGCACAGTAGGTATCTAACCAATTGTGCCCAAAAATGTTTTTTACATTAATTCAACTTTAAACAATTCCTTGGATTTAATCCACACCCAGATGACGATAACCATCGTCAGGCTACCACCCAAAAGCACCGACGGGACTGTTCCCATCACTTTGGCAAGCACGCCTGACTCAAACGCCCCAATCTCGTTGGACGAACTCACAAAGACACTATTGACCGAAATAACGCGTCCTCGCATGTGATCGGGTGGGACAACTTGCAAAATTGTTTGGCGAATGACGACGCTAATGGCATCAAACGCTCCCGTGAAAAATAACATCACGACCGACAACCAAAAGTGGGTTGAAACTGCAAAAACAAGCGTAGCTACCCCAAAACCTGCTACCGAAATAAGCATATTGCGCCATGCGTGCCGAGCGGGAGGAAAGTAGGCCGTCATAAAAATCGTCAAAACCGCCCCTACCGACGGTGCGGCGCGTAAGATTCCCAGTCCTTCGGCACCTACTTTTAAAATATCTTCGGCAAAAACGGGCAATATCGCAATTACTCCCCCAAATAGCACGGCTGCCAAATCGAGCGAAATGGAGTAGAGGAGAATTTTTTGTTCATATACAAATTGAATTCCTTCTTTGATGCTTTGCCACAAACTGACCGTTTCTTCTTCGGCAGCGTGCGGAATGGGTTTCTTAGAAATCAACAGCAACATCCCTTGCGTGACGGCTAAAATCACGACCACAACCCACAATGTATTTATCAATCCCAAATAAGCGTATAAAAATCCAGCTACACCTGGGCCTGCAATGGCGCCTACCTGCCAAAAAGTCCCGCTCCACGTAGCAGCGTTGGAATATACTTCGCGAGGGGTTAAAAAAGCTTTCATCGACGATACGGCGGGTGAATAAAACCCTTTGGCAAAACCAATAACGGCCAAAATACCATAAACTGTCAGTAACAACGACGTCTGCGAAAGGTGGTTGCGGTTTTCGGGGTTCATCAAAGCAATCAATCCCAAAGAACAAACCAAAATCACCGATTGGCTGATTTGCATGATGGTGCGTTTGTCTTTGCGGTCGGCATAATGGCCCCCAAATAAGGCCAACGAAATGTACGGAATGGCTTCGGCCAGCCCAATAAAACCTAATGAGAGTGGATCGTGGGTAATTTTGTACAATTCATACCCAATCACCACTTCCTGAATCAAAAGCGCCGCCGTAATGAGGCTATTGGTGGTTATCAGGTTGACAAACTCTGGATAACGCAGCGCGGCGTAGGGATCGGTGGAGATAGTTTTCAACTTAAATTTTTGGTTGATTAAGAAACGTACTCAAAAACTCAACCCAATTTGAGCGGGTAAAGTTGCTTGAGGTACTAAAAAAAAGCCCCCATGTATGATGGGGGACTTGTCAAATAAATGAAGGGTGGGCTAATAATCAGCTAATTGAGAAATTTCTTTTACTTTGTCAGCGAGTTGTGCTACTTTGCCAATCACAATGATGGCGGGCGAGCCAATTCCCTCGGCTTGGGCTAGTTGAAGTATATTCCCGACTTTCCCCGTGACAATTTTTTCATCGGGACGACTGCCATTTTGGATGATGGCGACGGGCAAATTTATCTTTCCTAACTGCGCAAACGTCTCAACGATTTCGGGAAGTTTGTGCATTCCCATCAATACCACCACCGTTGCCGACGAACGCGCCGCCAACGACAGGTCGTTAGATAAGCTGTGGTCTTTGGTCGTGCCAGTAATCACCCAAAAACTCTCGCTCATGCCTCGGGTCGTAAGGGGGATCCCCGCCAAAGCAGGCACTGCATAGCTACTCGAAATCCCTGGCACTACCTCTACAGTAATGCCATGACGCTCAGCATATTCGAGTTCTTCGTAGCCACGACCAAAAATGAACGGATCACCACCTTTGAGGCGCACCACGTGGCCGTATTGTTGGGCGTATTCGACAATCAAGTGGTTGATAACGTCTTGGTTACAGCTGTGTTGAGCAAAACGCTTTCCAACGTTGACTATCACGCAATTGGGTTTACAATACTCCAGCAATTCCGTACTTGCTAACGCATCGTGTAAAACTACGTCAGCGCTTTTGAGGGCTTTGATACCTTTCAAGGTGATTAATTCGGGATCACCTGGGCCTGCTCCAATGAGGGTGACTTTCATAAAACTAGCTGTCTTTTCCAAATTCTACCAACGATAACGCTGGCTCTTCTACTTCTTCCAATTGTGCTTGACGCAATTCGTTTACTTTGCTCAAAAACTGACCAGCAGCTTCCACAAACTGACGAGCAAAGGCTTCGCTTGGTTCGTTTTTGTTGATGCTAAATACTAACTCTTTGAAACCACCTTCGGTCAAATGACCAAATTCTGCGCCGAAGTGCTCGTCAAAGTCACGGATGATGCCATACTGTGTATTGGTAGGCACGCCTTTGCTCACAAGCATGGCTTTTGCCCCAGTTACAAACACATTGTATGAATGATAAATAGCGTCGGCCCAAACAGCTTTTTCAAGGTTTTCCAAGGCCCAGCCAAGTTTTTCTTGGGCTTCAATAAGCGTCGTACCCACCAAGTCAACCAATACACTGGCACATTCTCCTACTCCGACTTCCGTTTGGAAAGGCTCTTCGTGGTCCCAGTCAATGTAGTCGCTTGGCGTAGCGGTTGTCAAATCGGCCAACGGCTTCAACATCGCGTAGAAATATTTGTTTCCTTGGCGGAGGTAGTAATCGTTGTAATATTCACCTTCAAACGAATTGGCTTCATAGTCTTGCAACAACAAACGCAGTGCCGCAGGGCCACGCTTGGTCGGCACTTTCACCACTTTATCGCCAATCATGCCTTCGTTCAATCCGTTGAATCCGCCGCCCAACAACACTTGCAAGGCTGGCAATACGAGTTTACCATTTTTGATGGAACTTCCGTGAAAACCGATATTGGCGGCACTGTGTTGACCGCAGCCGTTCATACAACCGCTGATTTTGATTTTGATGTCGTTGTTGTAAATGATGTCAGGGAATTCTTCTTTCATCATAATTTCGAGCGCACGAGTGATGCCATAGCTGCTCGAAATCGCCAAGTTACAGGTATCCGTTCCTGGGCAAGTGGTGATGTCGGCGGTGGTATCAAAACCTGGCTCGGCCAATCCTAAATCACTCAATTGTTGATAAACCGTGGCCAAATCTTCTGCTTTTACAAAACGAAGCAAATAGCCTTGATTGACGGTAACGCGAATATCGTCGGCGGCGTATTGGCGCACAATGTCGGCCAATTTACGCGCCGTTGACGAGTGCATATCACCCAACAAAACGCGGAGCTGCACGGCATACCAGCCTTTTTGTTTTTGTTCAAAAACGTTGGTTTGAAGCCATTTTGTATAGGTATCATCGGTCGAAGCCGCGATTAGTTCTTCTTTTGTCACTCCACCTTCACGCGTCGAAGTGTATAAGTCCGAACTCGCAAAGTCGAGTCCTTCTGGAAGGTATTCTTTGTTTTTGATGGATGTCCACTCTTCATTTACGCGCTTCAAGAACTCCTCTAAACCAATGTCAGCCAAAAGGAATTTCATACGCGCTTTGTGACGACGCACGCGCTCCCCGTAACGGTCAAATACGCGAATAACAGCCTCAATAAACGGTATAACGAACTTTTCTTCCAAAAACTCGTGCGCAGGTTTTGCCAAAAGCGGCTGTGCGCCAAGGCCACCACCAATCAACACCCGAAAACCTTTGACTTCCTCGCCTTGCTCATTGAGACGGACGAGTGGAATCAAACCCACATCGTGCATAAAAGCATAAGCCGAGTCTTTTTCTGAAGATGACACCGCAATTTTAAACTTACGCCCCATGTCTTGGCAAATTGGGTTGCGCAAGAAATACTCAAAAATACCGTGGGTAATGGTAGTTACATCAAAAGGCTCCAATGGATCCACCCCAGCGCGGGCAGAAGCCGTAACATTGCGAACGGTGTTTCCGCAAGCTTCGCGTAGGGTTATTTGCGCATCTTCCAAATCGGCCCATAAAGCAGGCGAGTCGGCCAACTTTACAAAGTGCAACTGAATATCTTGACGCGTAGTGGCGTGGAGATTTCCTGTGGCATATTTGTCAGAACAATCGGCAATTCGCACCAACTGATCGGCAGTAATACGGCCATACGGAAGTTTGATACGAATCATTTGTACCCCCGCTTGGCGTTGGCCATACACCCCTCTTGCAAGGCGGAATTTACGAAAAGCTTCTTCGGGCACGTTTCCGTCGCTAAAAAAGCTGATTTTGCTTTCTAACTCAAGAATATCGCGGCGCGCGGCTTCGCTTATGTTTGATGTGAATTGGATGTTTGACATATCTATTAACACTTAAACTCTATCGAATTGATATTTTATTTTATAAATTTTTAAAGGGATTTTGCTCCCTTTAAAATGAGGTTGTCCTCTATTGCTGGTACAAAGTACGGTCTTGCCGTGCTAATTTCCTAATAATAAGCCCAAAAACAACGAATAGGCAATAACCAAAGGTTATTATCAAAACTTCACGAGGCGTTTTCGATCGGCGTATTCTCCCAATTGCAAATCAATGAAATAATCGCCCGCGGGGTAAGTTCGAACGTTGATTGGTTGCACAAACGCATCGGTGTTCTTTTCAAACTCAGCTCGCCACACTTCCGCCCCCGTAATGCTTCGCAAGCGAAGAAGCACTTTTCCGCGCAATGAATTGGTAAATTTCACTTCCACCATGCCATCGGTTGGATTAGGACTCAGTGTTAGTTCTTTGTCTGGCAATGTTTCACTGCCCAAAATTTGAACATTACGAACATAAATCGTGGCACTTGCCGAATCGCGACACACATCTGAGCCAGAGCCATTCACTAAATACGTCAATGTCCGAGTTGGACGGGCGGTTACTTGGGGCCCTAGCGTTGAGCTAAGTCCTTCCGACGGCGACCAATTAATCACCCCTGCTCCCCGTGCTTGTAAGATAACGGCTTCGCCAGGGTTAATAAATTGTGCCGATGCTTGAATCTGCACCGAAGGTTTCATCCCTACATCGGCAGTGATGGCATGGGCAATGTTTAAACCTGTACGCACAATATAACGATCCCAACTACCACTTGAATTTCGTTCCCAAGAGGTAGCATTGAGCGATTCGCCGTCGCGGGTAGTGACAAGGGCTACGGTATCACCTGCTACGTAATCAAACTCGACTCCAATCAAGAATGCGAGGTTATTTTGGCTTAAAAGGTTGATATTTTGGTCAAAAACAACTTTGGTTTCTCGGTTGTTTTTCACGTCGTCCAAAATTTTACGCAACGGAATTTCTTTGACTGTCAATTCCGAACCTGGCCCCCCTTGGAAACCGCGGGCATTCCATACTTTAACCCGTACGACGCTTTCAGTTTCGGTACTTCTTGCGGCCTTGGCCACGCCAAATTTCAGGGTTGCTCCCCGTAAATTGGTGTATCCAAGCGGGTTTGAATAAAGCTCTGCAACTGCTTGGGTTCGACGACTATTTTGTCCTGCAATATACCCCGTACCACCCGTTTGACGTAAGACCGTTCCCGTACCAGAAAAGCTAGTGATGGTGGCGCATAATCCCGCGTTTATTACTTCAACATATTCTGTTCTTACAAGCGGGGCCGACGTTCCTGCCGTGTTTGACACCGTGAGCGTCACCTTAAACTTACCCGCAGTCGTGTAAGTTACAGTCGGATTTTGGCTCGTCGAAGTAGCAGGATCACCTCCTTCAAATTCCCATCTCCACGCGGTTGGAAAATTGGTAGAAAGATCCGTGAAACGTACTTGGCCTCCCAGCAATACGGTGCGATTTTCTGCCTCAAAATTAGGAATTGGGTTCCCTGATATAAGTTGACCACACACATTTGAGGTAAGCAAGCTTGCCCGCCGTGGACTTATCTCCATGACCGTTCGCATTCGTGTTTTTTGGTCTCTGGTAAAAATATTAAAACAGGCATCGTCCGAATAGTCCATGTAATTTTCAACCATGTTTGCCCCTCCACAACTAATACGCCCTTTTTGACAGCCACGGCTTTCTGACGCTTGGGTTGGGGTGTCGGCACAAAAATCATCTCCACAAGCAGCATCTCCCCAAATGTGGCGAAGGCCAAGCCAGTGGCCTGTTTCGTGCGTAAGTGTTCTTCCAAGATTATAAGGTGCTCTCAACAGAGAAAAGCTTCCTTTTTGAGAATTTCCAAAATTGGCGTAGTTAATCACAACCCCGTCAGTACTAGCCGCCCCACCACCCGATGGAATCCCCGACAGCCCCGAACTACTTGGAAACTGAGCATATCCCAATAGGTTATCGTCTTGTGCGGCAAAATCAAGCACCCAGATATTGTAATATTTGTTGGGATCCCATGACGTAGTTGGCTTTAGCGAACCTTCAATGTCAGTACGTGCCCAACTTGTACGATTTCCATTGACCCGATCAATACCTGCCTCCGTCATTCGTTGGCCGTTGGGATTAAATTGGGCCATACAAAACTCTATTTCGATGTCAGCTCCTCGGGCGTCATTATTAAAACCGTTGGTATTCACTCTTCGTCGAAAGTCTTCGTTAAGCGTCTCTATCTGCGACTGAATTTGCGCCTGACTGATATTTCGCCCAACACCTACTGCTTCTCCGTTGTGAATCACGTGTACAACAACGGGAATGGTGATAATATCTGCCGCTCCTCTGCTAGACGCCATTTTAGACTTGAGCTCGACCATTTTGCGCTGTAAATCACGCTCAAAATCATCAAGGCTACCTTCGCTAGGAAATCGAAGTCGGCGTAGGCTGTCCATTTCCATGGTGGCACAGGGTTCTGGGCGCCGCTGTGCGTGGGCAGCAAAATTCGTTAGAATAGAAATGGCAAAAATGTATAGTAACTGGCGCATAGTATTTGTACAAAATTGAGACGAGGCACTAAATTATTTCCCTGTGGATGTAAATTTAAAACGGTAGCTCGCATCAACATCTCCGAAATAATACTCAAGAACCATCGTGTTTTCGGTCAATGTCTTTACGATAAACGGCAGCTTAAAGCCTCCAAACAACCGAGGAATACCCATTTCAAGCGTTGCATTGGCGCTCGTCAATTGCCACACATCTGTAATGAGAATATCTGGCTCCGTGGTACGGCATTTGGTTGCCCCGTTGGTGTATTCCATTTTCTTTTCTGCATTTGCATAAAACACAAACTGATCGTCGAGTTGGCACGCCTCAAGGACATCGCTTCCTGCCAAATCAAACGGGTCTTTTTCATCAACAATCGTAACCCCACTCAGCACCCACGTTTTCTTTTCAGTACCAGTGAGTAACTGAGAGTAAGTCAACGGCTTAGGGTCTAATTTTTCGGTACACCCACTTAGCGCACCTATGATTATACCTATTAAGGCAATAAGCATACTTTTTTTCATCTCTGTAAGGCGGTTATTGTGGGACGTAATTTAGTGGAACAATGACGTTGGTATCTTTTCTAGTAGCATAACTATATACCTTCATTCTAATATTCAGCGAGATTCGTTTATTGACAGGATTCCAAACCCCCGTTCCTGACAAAGTATCATATCCACTGGCAAACTGAGGAATCACTTGCTGAGGAATCGTCAGGGTATTATTTCCGTTGTCAATAAAATCGAGGGTTGGTTTTTCGGCTTGGAAACCTACGGGTGCCTCCCAGTTAAAAAACTGTTGAAAACCTATCAATCCAACGTTAATGTTGGAGATAGTATAACGTTTGCAATCCGTACTTGAAATTTCAATATCAGCCAATTGATACGATTGGGTAGCATTGACGGGCAATTGCCCCGTATAAAGCCCATCCATCAAGCAAGCATCCCGAATGGTGAACACCATTTTATTGCCCATTCCACCTTTTCCAAAACCCACTTGTACTTTGTCAGCAGGTCTCACTGCTGTCAGGGCAAACTCAATAGTACTCGATTCGAGTATGTTATTGGCATTATTGAGCAGGTACAAAGTAATTTCGCCAAAACTCTGGCCTACAGGAATAATCACTGTTCCTTTCGTACCCTCGATGCGGTAATCTCTGCCTTCACGGGCAGTACCACCTACGGTATAACTGATGTTGATTGACTCATTGAGTACAGCCCCGCCGTTGTGAACTCTGATTTTGATGGCTTTGGAATAACTTTCCTTGAAACTGAGCGCAGTATCATTAAAAACCACAAAATTTCCTCCTTGGTAGATAATACGTTGTTCTTCACAGCCCGCCAGCCATAACCCCGCTGACACCATCAGAAAAACAAAAACGACTGATTTTATGATTGAATAGTTAGATTTCATTTTCAGATTTTTAATTTACTTTTTCAGTTTTACAGTTTCGGGTTTAACGTTTACTGTTTCGGGTTTACAGTTTGCTGTTTCGGGTTTACGGTTAATATTCTAACCTCAAACAGGAAACCCCAAACCCCAAACAGTAAAGAGAAAACCTAATAACCAGGATTCTGCTGTCCAACCAAAGAGGGGTTTCGTTGAATTTCAGTTTGTGGTATTGGCCAAAGCTCATACTTAACGTTCCAGTTGGTTGAAAAAGCGGACATCACTGCCTGCGCCCGCCCTGTACGCACAAGGTCGTACCAACGATGTCCTTCAAATGCCAACTCATAGACCCGTTCACGTTCGATAATACTAAGCATTTCGCTTTGAGTGGCTGTTGTAATCAACGGAGGCTGTTCAGCTGCTACCAACCCATCACCTGCGCGCGTACGTAACCTATTAATATCTGCGATAGCCCCCGTTGTACCCGTAATTTTTCCCTGCTGCGCCCGTGCTTCCGCCCGAATCAAGTACATTTCTCCCAAACGAAAAACCACAAAATTGCGGTTACTTTCATCCGCCGTTCCATACTTACGGAGTGTCCAACCATTGTCATTACCTTTTTGTTTGGTAAAATCAAACTCAAGGGTTTGGCTACGATTTCCTGACTCTCTCGACAACAACGACACCACCACTTGATTGGAAGGAACCACCTCTCTACGACCTACAAAATAATTATTAATATCTCCCGAGTAATCGTTGAGGGTATATCCAAACTCAAAAATTGATTCTTGGGTAAAATCTCTGGTTACCACGTCATTATAAGAAACCAGTGAATAATTGGTTGAATTGATGAGAAGTGTGGCATAGGCTTCAGCCTGCGCCCAGTTTTTTTGGTAGAGATAATAGCGCGCTAGTGCAGCACGAGCGGCGTTTTTGGTGGCATATCCTGCAAATACGTTACGGTCTTGCGGGTCGCCATCAGGCAAATCAGCAAGTGCCGCTTGAAAATCTTCCAGTGCCCAAGTCAAAATCTCCTCTTTGGAAGCGCGTGGGATGGTACGGTTGGTAGCTAATGTCGTTGAAGTAACTTTGGGAATACCTCCAAAGGTATGCGCACCGATAAAATTGGCATACCCGCGTAAGAATTTGGCTTCTGCTGTCAGCACCTTCGCATCAGCCGCCCGCACACTCGCGATGGTTGGAAGGCGCTCTAGCACAAAATTGGCCAAATAAATCGAGCGAAACACACTCCCCCACAAAGCCCCAACGACTCCGTTGGAAGGGGTAATTTGTTTGGTACCCAATTCTCGGTAATCCGTAAAAGTTCCTAGGTGAATAATGTTATCGGCCGTAAAATCGCCCGCTTGCACCGTAGGACTTCCAATGCTCCGTGCCGCCGAATACAACCCAATTCGTACCGAAGGCAAATCGCTGGCAGTGGTAAATACAATGTCATCAATCAGCAAATCAACGGCAGGTGGGTCAAGAACCACCGTGTTACACGCCGACATGAAAGCTGTTAGAAGTAATGCGTATGATAAACGTTTCATAAAATTCGGAAGATTAAAGCTGGTTAGAAATTTACGGTTACCCCACCCACAATCGTTTTTACTTGCGGTAACGTAAAGAAATCGATGCCTTGCGCGGCCGTCGAGCCGTCGAGCGTACTTACTTCTGGATCAGCGCCTGTATAGCGCGTCAACGTCCAGAGATTCGTACCTGTAGCGTACAAGCGTACTGTACCAAGTTTTACTCTGCTTGTCCACTTGGCTGGAATTGTATAACCAATAGCTACGTTTTTAAGACGCAAATACGAGCCATCTTCCACAAGGCGGCTGCTTGAGTAGCTGTTGTAAGTATTGTTATACTCATAACGAGGGACGTCCGTAATGTCACCCGCTTTTTGCCAACGTCGCAGTGCTGCCCTAGTTTGGTTTACCCGTAAATCTGTACCTGGGTTAAGCAAGAAAGAATTACCGTAATTCATGACACTATTTCCGTAAGAGAATTGCAGAAAAGCACTGACATCAAAACCATTCCAAGAGAATGTGTTTGTCAAACCACCTATCAATTTGGGCTGGGCGTTTCCAATCACTTGAGCATCGTCAGTTGTAATTCGGCCATCGCCATTGAAATCTTCATACAAGGCATCGCCAGTAGCCACGTTCACTCCTAAGTACTTGAGTCCCCAGAAAGTTCCGAGGGGTTGACCTACTTGGATGACGTTGGTAGCCCCTACGCCTGCCGCTGAAAAACCACGGAACAGAGGTTGTTCTGAAGCCAATGACACCACCTTGTTATCATTTCGCGAAACGTTCAAATCAGTCGTCCAACGGAATGCGCCGTCAAAATTGACCGAACGTAAGGTAAACTCAAACCCTCGGTTTGAGATGCTACCGATATTTCCTTGAAGCGAGCCAAAGCCCGTAGTCGCAGGCAGTGGTTCGGCAAACAAAAGCGCATCAGTGAGGTTGTCATACACTTCGGCAGTGAAGCTCAAGCGGCCTTTCCAGAACGCGACGTCCAAACCAATGTTTGCCTCCCGCGTTCGTTCCCATTGCAAGTTTGGGTTGCTAAGGCTGATTGGCCCCACGCCCGACGAACCGTTGTAGGTCGTAGCTCCCCATGTTCCTAAAAATTGAAAGTTTCCGATGCGTTCGTTTCCTGTATATCCATAG contains:
- a CDS encoding nitrite/sulfite reductase, with protein sequence MSNIQFTSNISEAARRDILELESKISFFSDGNVPEEAFRKFRLARGVYGQRQAGVQMIRIKLPYGRITADQLVRIADCSDKYATGNLHATTRQDIQLHFVKLADSPALWADLEDAQITLREACGNTVRNVTASARAGVDPLEPFDVTTITHGIFEYFLRNPICQDMGRKFKIAVSSSEKDSAYAFMHDVGLIPLVRLNEQGEEVKGFRVLIGGGLGAQPLLAKPAHEFLEEKFVIPFIEAVIRVFDRYGERVRRHKARMKFLLADIGLEEFLKRVNEEWTSIKNKEYLPEGLDFASSDLYTSTREGGVTKEELIAASTDDTYTKWLQTNVFEQKQKGWYAVQLRVLLGDMHSSTARKLADIVRQYAADDIRVTVNQGYLLRFVKAEDLATVYQQLSDLGLAEPGFDTTADITTCPGTDTCNLAISSSYGITRALEIMMKEEFPDIIYNNDIKIKISGCMNGCGQHSAANIGFHGSSIKNGKLVLPALQVLLGGGFNGLNEGMIGDKVVKVPTKRGPAALRLLLQDYEANSFEGEYYNDYYLRQGNKYFYAMLKPLADLTTATPSDYIDWDHEEPFQTEVGVGECASVLVDLVGTTLIEAQEKLGWALENLEKAVWADAIYHSYNVFVTGAKAMLVSKGVPTNTQYGIIRDFDEHFGAEFGHLTEGGFKELVFSINKNEPSEAFARQFVEAAGQFLSKVNELRQAQLEEVEEPALSLVEFGKDS
- a CDS encoding type II toxin-antitoxin system VapC family toxin; protein product: MEKEILMLDTNIVVDYLRQKPQVLTFIETYGKTNLAISPIVSMEVYQGVLDKKD
- a CDS encoding type II toxin-antitoxin system VapC family toxin, coding for MNQEIIQLAMQLQQQYILSHHVGIPDTLIAATALVYDLELKTYNLKDFQFIPTLKVNNSLE
- a CDS encoding MFS transporter; translated protein: MKTISTDPYAALRYPEFVNLITTNSLITAALLIQEVVIGYELYKITHDPLSLGFIGLAEAIPYISLALFGGHYADRKDKRTIMQISQSVILVCSLGLIALMNPENRNHLSQTSLLLTVYGILAVIGFAKGFYSPAVSSMKAFLTPREVYSNAATWSGTFWQVGAIAGPGVAGFLYAYLGLINTLWVVVVILAVTQGMLLLISKKPIPHAAEEETVSLWQSIKEGIQFVYEQKILLYSISLDLAAVLFGGVIAILPVFAEDILKVGAEGLGILRAAPSVGAVLTIFMTAYFPPARHAWRNMLISVAGFGVATLVFAVSTHFWLSVVMLFFTGAFDAISVVIRQTILQVVPPDHMRGRVISVNSVFVSSSNEIGAFESGVLAKVMGTVPSVLLGGSLTMVIVIWVWIKSKELFKVELM
- a CDS encoding ATP/GTP-binding protein encodes the protein MLQSIEIENFRCFEKASISGFEQINLITGKNNSGKTALLEAIYLLLSCDYKGLTSTTRQSEKDVEKEKNLFYNQLTHKPIQIISYVGTESGIHFQLSSTSPKQHFFNEIDTLKNGQKQYINNSFHIGIAHTFVFDKYNQLPVSGSLTSLLDYWDKKGEKFRVLEALKIIDSSLMDIRTFATFPDVLYLQKQGSSEYQPIYYLGDAVQKIVRYVINILNNYPNKDVLNVLLLDEIENGIHYTAQAEVWRMLMKLCKHYNIQLFATTHSLEMIKAFQSVCAEKEFVGMGGYFELGRSPKNQQIIGVKHDLETLEYELASGDTIRGE
- the cobA gene encoding uroporphyrinogen-III C-methyltransferase, whose translation is MKVTLIGAGPGDPELITLKGIKALKSADVVLHDALASTELLEYCKPNCVIVNVGKRFAQHSCNQDVINHLIVEYAQQYGHVVRLKGGDPFIFGRGYEELEYAERHGITVEVVPGISSSYAVPALAGIPLTTRGMSESFWVITGTTKDHSLSNDLSLAARSSATVVVLMGMHKLPEIVETFAQLGKINLPVAIIQNGSRPDEKIVTGKVGNILQLAQAEGIGSPAIIVIGKVAQLADKVKEISQLADY
- a CDS encoding DUF5522 domain-containing protein → MREPSSSQKSTVTSGRHGLEKEDYYTDENGFIVFTAAYHLKRGYCCKNGCRHCPYGFKREK